Proteins from a genomic interval of Anolis sagrei isolate rAnoSag1 chromosome 1, rAnoSag1.mat, whole genome shotgun sequence:
- the LOC137097095 gene encoding uncharacterized protein, producing the protein MREKTGLNFLHYVDFPGPTAQAVKDAAKEEDSVIVQNNLQGLPEKTVLSGVDVTNAKQEDVVDLPASHTSSGDGGNGRHSPSHPDPEKSSLDSFTLEGIVEPNNGTNLQERTISHTIQDVNCNDLEFSQSSSFIKFGSTDSSSLKSGSGLVCSGGSDFGFCSQSSLNSNDQVNKAISKASVEQDSSGKAQGLPTPEVPPIVTTKESTKENNEPSIDSLLEKSFSEEPQTDTTCSATVPSEQALVEKDSQKGSNKRRKKKRHSKSNPTVVDTDLKAVGDTKRGCEIQ; encoded by the exons ATGAGAGAAA AAACAGGGCTGAATTTCTTGCATTATGTTGATTTTCCAGGCCCAACTGCTCAGGCTGTAAAAGacgcagcaaaggaagaggatagTGTGATCGTGCAAAATAACCTGCAAGGATTACCAGAAAAAACAGTCCTTTCAGGCGTTGATGTTACAAATGCAAAGCAAGAGGATGTTGTCGACTTGCCAGCTTCCCACACATCTTCTGGTGATGGTGGAAATGGCAGGCATTCTCCAAGCCATCCTGATCCAGAGAAGAGCTCCTTAGATTCATTTACATTGGAAGGAATAGTGGAGCCCAACAATGGAACAAACTTGCAAGAGAGGACTATCTCCCACACCATCCAAGATGTGAATTGTAATGATTTGGAATTTTCTCAGTCATCTTCTTTTATCAAATTTGGGAGCACTGATTCATCCAGCTTGAAGAGTGGAAGTGGCCTAGTTTGCTCAGGAGGCTCCGATTTTGGATTTTGTTCACAGAGCAGCCTAAATTCAAATGATCAAGTAAACAAAGCCATCAGCAAAGCCAGTGTAGAGCAGGACTCATCTGGGAAAGCCCAAGGGCTTCCAACTCCAGAGGTTCCTCCAATTGTGACAACAAAGGAGTCAACGAAAGAAAATAATGAGCCTTCCATAGACTCCTTGCTTGAGAAGTCCTTTTCAGAAGAGCCACAGACTGATACTACATGTTCAGCAACAGTCCCATCAGAGCAAGCTCTTGTTGAAAAAGACAGCCAAAAAGGATCAAACAAGCGACGAAAGAAAAAGAGGCACAGCAAAAGCAATCCAA CAGTGGTTGACACTGATTTAAAAGCGGTGGGTGATACAAAAAGAGGTTGTGAGATACAGTGA